Within Armatimonadota bacterium, the genomic segment ACCAGGTCGGCAAACGCGGCCCGGTCGGTGACGGCCAGGTCGGCCAGCACTTTCCGGTTGACGGCGATCCCCGACTGCCGCAGGCCGCGGATCAGCCGGCTGTAGGTGACGCCGTTGGCCCGGGCCGCGGCGTTGATGCGGGCGATCCACAGGCGCCGGAAGTCGCGCTTGCGCTTGCGGCGGTCCCGGTAGGCGGCCGCCAGGGCCCGGAGCACGTACTGGTTCGCCAGCTTGAACCAGCGGCTCTTGGCGCCGTAGTAGCCGCGGGCCAGCTTGAGAATCTTCTTGTGGCGGCGGCGTACCACCACGCCGCGCTTGACCCGTGCCATCGCCCGTCACCTCATGGTGCCCGGGGATCGGCGTGCGGGGTGCGGGGGCGAAGGCGCAGGCGCGCCCCGGCGCCCGCTCCCCGGACCGCGATCACCGGTCCCCGGTGTCGTGTCGCCTCACCGGTAGGGCAGCAGCCCCTCGATGGTCCGCCGGTCGTGGGGGTGCACCGGCACCCGGCGGCGCAGGGACCGCAGCCGCTTGGGGGACTTGTGCACTTTCAGGTGTCCCGCCATCTGGCGGCGCCGCAGA encodes:
- the rpmI gene encoding 50S ribosomal protein L35, with protein sequence MGKARTHQGAAKRIQVSAGGKLLRRRQMAGHLKVHKSPKRLRSLRRRVPVHPHDRRTIEGLLPYR
- the rplT gene encoding 50S ribosomal protein L20, with the translated sequence MARVKRGVVVRRRHKKILKLARGYYGAKSRWFKLANQYVLRALAAAYRDRRKRKRDFRRLWIARINAAARANGVTYSRLIRGLRQSGIAVNRKVLADLAVTDRAAFADLVARAKEGLKS